In a single window of the Rhodamnia argentea isolate NSW1041297 chromosome 2, ASM2092103v1, whole genome shotgun sequence genome:
- the LOC115746930 gene encoding exportin-T — protein MDDLERAIIVSFDQTGAVDSVLKSQAINFCQQIKDAPTICRLCVEKLRFCQIVQVQFWCLQTLHEAIRVKYSLMSSEEKDLVRKSVFSIACCDEESGGILAGPIFIKNKLAQVIVTLIYFEYPLIWSSVFFDFLAHLSKGGAVIDMFCRVLNALDDELISLDYPRSNEEVAVAAQVKDAMRQQCVPQIVRACYDILSMYRNSDSKICATVLDTLRRYISWIDIGLIANAVFLPFLFELMLFDGISEQFRGAAAGCMLAVVSKRMDPQSKLSLLKNVQISRVFGLVSDDSSSELASRVASLLTGYAVEVLECSKRLTEETKRTSFELLDEVLPSVFYVMQNCEVDTAFSIVQFFSGYVSAMKSLSLLTEKRLYHVSQILEVIRSQIRYDPMYRDNLDTLDKIGREEEGRMVEYRKDFFVLLRSIGRVAPDITQAFIRNSLDAAVTSSGGNIEEVEAALSLLYALGESLSEETIRSGRGLLSDLVPMLLASRFACHSNRIVALVYLDTIARYAKFVQENSQYIPMLLAAFLDERGIHHPNINVGRRASYLFMRVVKSLKSNLVPFIETILQSLQDTVAQFTNVDYSSKALSGTEDGTHIFEAIGILIGMEDVPLEKQSGYLSSLLTPLCHQVEGLLLNSETLTIEEAPGKIATIQQVIMAINALSKGFSERLVTASRPAIGLMFKRTLDVLLQILVVYPKIEPLRSKVMSFIHRMVDTLGASVFPYLPKALEQLLAEIEPKEMVSFLVLLNQIICKFNNLAHDVLEEVFPAIAGRIFSIIPREAITSGPGANTEEIREIQELQQTLYTFLYDIVTHDLSSVFLSPKSRHYLDQVMHLLLYTACNHKDILMRKACVQIFIRLIKDWCSRPHEEKVPGFQKFMIEVFATNCCLYSVLDRSFEFRDANTLILFGEIVLAQKIMYEKFGDDFLLNFLSKVFLTTHCPQHLVEQYCQKLQGGDIKSLKSSYRSLIENLRHQQNGSLVFR, from the exons ATGGACGATCTCGAGAGGGCGATCATTGTTAGTTTCGACCAAACGGGGGCTGTCGATTCGGTGCTGAAATCGCAGGCGATCAATTTCTGCCAACAAATCAAGGATGCCCCGACGATATGCAGGCTCTGTGTGGAGAAGCTGCGGTTTTGCCAGATTGTTCAAGTCCAGTTCTGGTGTCTCCAGACTCTGCATGAAGCCATCCGTGTAAAGTACTCGTTGATGAGCTCGGAAGAGAAGGATTTGGTTAGAAAATCAGTGTTTTCCATCGCTTGTTGTGATGAGGAAAGTGGCGGCATTTTGGCGGGTCCTATATTTATTAAGAATAAGCTGGCCCAAGTGATTGTCACTTTGATTTACTTTGAGTACCCTTTAATTTGGTCGTCTGTGTTTTTCGACTTTTTGGCCCACCTGAGCAAAGGGGGAGCTGTGATCGACATGTTCTGTCGCGTTTTAAATGCTCTGGACGATGAGTTAATTAGTTTAGATTACCCGCGGAGTAATGAGGAAGTGGCTGTTGCTGCACAGGTTAAGGATGCAATGAGACAGCAGTGTGTGCCTCAGATTGTCAGAGCATGTTATGACATTCTGTCCATGTATAGAAATTCTGATAGCAAAATATGTGCCACTGTTTTAGATACTCTGAGAAGGTACATTTCCTGGATTGATATCGGCTTGATTGCTAATGCtgttttccttccctttttgtTCGAGTTGATGTTGTTTGATGGGATATCAGAACAATTCCGTGGGGCTGCAGCAGGATGTATGTTGGCTGTTGTTTCTAAACGGATGGATCCACAATCAAAATTGTCTCTGTTGAAGAATGTTCAGATAAGTCGTGTTTTTGGTTTGGTATCTGACGACAGCAGCTCTGAGTTGGCATCAAGAGTTGCTTCCCTGCTTACGGGATATGCTGTGGAAGTTCTGGAGTGCTCCAAACGGTTGACTGAGGAAACGAAACGAACTTCATTTGAGCTCTTGGATGAGGTATTGCCCTCTGTTTTTTACGTAATGCAAAATTGTGAGGTTGATACAGCATTCAGCATTGTGCAATTCTTTTCGGGTTATGTTTCTGCTATGAAGAGCCTTTCTCTGTTGACGGAAAAACGACTTTATCACGTGAGTCAAATTTTGGAAGTGATCCGTTCTCAGATCCGTTACGATCCTATGTACCGGGATAATCTTGACACATTGGACAAGATTGGGAGAGAGGAAGAAGGTAGGATGGTGGAGTACAGGAAAGACTTCTTTGTACTACTTCGAAGCATTGGAAGAGTAGCACCTGATATTACCCAGGCATTTATTCGGAACTCATTGGATGCTGCTGTCACCTCTTCCGGTGGGAATATTGAAGAGGTGGAAGctgctctttcccttctctATGCTCTTGGAGAGTCATTAAGTGAGGAAACGATTAGAAGTGGGAGAGGACTTTTGAGTGACTTGGTGCCTATGCTTTTGGCAAGTAGATTCGCATGCCATTCGAATAGGATTGTTGCACTTGTTTATTTAGATACCATTGCAAGATATGCAAAGTTTGTCCAGGAAAATAGCCAGTATATACCCATGTTACTGGCTGCTTTTCTTGATGAAAGAGGTATACATCACCCAAACATCAATGTGGGTCGAAGGGCAAGTTACCTATTTATGAGAGTCGTGAAGTCGTTGAAATCAAATCTTGTGCCCTTCATAGAGACTATACTGCAG AGCTTGCAAGATACGGTAGCTCAATTTACAAATGTTGATTATTCCTCAAAAGCACTTTCTGGTACTGAAGATGGCACTCACATTTTTGAG GCAATTGGTATATTGATTGGGATGGAAGATGTGCCTCTGGAAAAGCAATCTGGTTATCTCTCTTCACTGCTGACTCCTCTTTGTCATCAG GTTGAGGGCTTGCTGTTGAATTCCGAAACACTGACTATAGAAGAGGCACCGGGGAAAATTGCCACCATTCAGCAAGTTATTATGGCTATAAATGCCCTTAGTAAG GGCTTTAGCGAGCGCCTTGTGACAGCTAGTCGCCCTGCAATTGGTCTCATGTTCAAAAGG ACATTGGATGTTCTCCTCCAAATTCTTGTTGTATATCCAAAGATAGAGCCTCTGCGATCTAAG GTTATGTCATTCATTCACCGCATGGTGGATACCCTTGGAGCATCCGTTTTCCCTTATCTTCCGAAGGCATTGGAACAGTTGCTTGCTGAAATTGAG CCTAAGGAGATGGTTAGTTTTCTTGTGTTACTTAATCAAATAATTTGTAAGTTCAACAACCTGGCACATGATGTACTCGAGGAGGTGTTTCCTGCCATTGCCGGAAGGATATTCAGCATCATCCCAAGGGAAGCAATTACATCAGGCCCCGGCGCCAACACCGAG gaaATCAGGGAAATTCAAGAGCTTCAGCAAACTTTGTATACCTTTCTCTATGATATTGTTACACATGATCTTTCTTCAGTTTTCCTTTCGCCCAAAAGTCGCCATTACTTGGATCAAGTGATGCATTTGCTACTTTACACAGCTTGTAATCATAAGGACATTCTTATGAGAAAG GCATGTGTGCAGATCTTCATCAGACTTATTAAAGATTGGTGCAGCAGGCCTCATGAGGAAAAG GTACCTGGTTTTCAAAAGTTCATGATCGAGGTTTTTGCGACCAACTGTTGCTTGTACAGCGTACTCGACAGATCTTTCGAGTTCCGAGATGCAAATACT CTCATATTGTTTGGAGAAATTGTATTGGCTCAGAAAATCATGTATGAGAAGTTTGGAGATGATTTCCTCCTCAATTTTCTATCTAAAGTTTTTCTGACTACGCACTGCCCTCAACATTTGGTGGAACAGTATTGTCAAAAGTTGCAG GGCGGTGACATAAAGTCTTTGAAATCATCCTACCGTTCCCTCATCGAGAACTTAAGACATCAACAGAATGGAAGTCTTGTTTTCAGATAG
- the LOC115739241 gene encoding putative receptor-like protein kinase At1g72540 yields the protein MALKRLPWDCVIPGCFKARTAPAQYKRDISKQTSLQRLSLSDVSNHGSAISANDLSSSLVGSNLHIFTLVELETITHNFSKSNYLGEGGFGVVYKGMIDDNLRPKLKAQVVAVKMLDLDGTQGHREWLAEVIFLGQLRHPHLVNLIGYCCEDVHRLLVYQYMERGNLEDQLFRRYSSALPWLTRIKIAIGAAKGLAFLHEEEKPVIYRDFKASNVLLDSEYNAKLSDFGLAVDGPQGDNTHVTARVMGTQGYAAPEYISTGHLTIMSDVYSFGVVLLELITGQRAVDKSRPTREKDLVNWARPMLKDTHKLDKIVDPRLEGLYSTEGAKKAVLLAHQCLSHNPKCRPSMQTVVKTLETIMGLDDIPVRSFVYIDPEPGKDVSADDCEDAPDKDQNEPWNENRVEEEAEIKNGKGRRRQKRAHKHRRRARASRSRSVFSDTALYSALGTSLYSPKSKNESKENTEE from the exons ATGGCTCTCAAGAGGCTTCCCTGGGACTGTGTTATCCCTGGTTGTTTCAAGGCTCGAACTGCACCCGCTCAGTACAAAAGAGATATCTCCAAGCAAACCTCTTTGCAGAGGTTGTCACTCTCCGATGTTAGCAATCATGGTTCGGCGATCTCCGCGAATGATCTATCCAGTTCGCTGGTAGGGTCCAACCTTCATATCTTCACGCTCGTCGAGCTGGAGACGATAACTCACAACTTCTCGAAGAGCAATTACCTCGGTGAAGGCGGGTTCGGGGTAGTGTACAAGGGCATGATAGATGACAACCTAAGGCCAAAGTTGAAGGCTCAAGTAGTGGCAGTTAAGATGCTGGATTTAGATGGAACACAAGGTCATAGGGAGTGGTTG GCTGAAGTTATATTTCTTGGGCAGCTAAGGCATCCCCATCTCGTCAACTTGATCGGATATTGCTGCGAAGACGTGCATCGGCTTCTAGTGTACCAGTACATGGAGCGGGGAAACTTAGAAGACCAACTATTTAGAA GGTACTCTTCGGCCTTGCCTTGGTTAACCAGAATAAAAATTGCGATTGGAGCCGCCAAAGGCCTGGCTTTCCTCCACGAAGAAGAGAAACCGGTCATTTACCGCGACTTCAAGGCGTCAAACGTGTTGTTGGACTCT GAGTACAATGCCAAGCTCTCAGACTTCGGGCTAGCAGTGGACGGTCCTCAAGGCGACAATACACATGTCACGGCTCGAGTCATGGGCACCCAAGGTTACGCAGCCCCCGAATACATCTCTACAG GCCATTTGACGATAATGAGTGATGTGTACAGCTTCGGAGTAGTACTTTTAGAGCTAATAACAGGTCAACGGGCAGTCGACAAGAGCCGTCCGACCAGAGAGAAAGACTTGGTGAATTGGGCAAGGCCTATGTTGAAAGACACCCACAAATTAGACAAGATAGTTGACCCGAGACTCGAAGGTCTGTACTCGACGGAAGGCGCGAAAAAAGCGGTCCTGTTGGCTCATCAGTGCCTCAGTCACAACCCCAAGTGCCGGCCCAGTATGCAAACCGTGGTCAAGACATTGGAGACAATTATGGGCTTAGATGACATCCCGGTCAGGTCCTTTGTGTACATTGATCCTGAGCCAGGCAAAGATGTTAGTGCGGACGATTGCGAAGATGCTCCTGACAAAGACCAAAATGAACCATGGAACGAAAACAGAGTCGAAGAGGAGGCGGAAATAAAGAATGGGAAGGGTCGCCGCCGGCAAAAGAGAGCCCATAAGCACAGGCGTCGAGCAAGGGCCTCGAGGTCACGCTCCGTCTTCTCAGACACGGCTTTGTATTCTGCTCTTGGGACAAGTTTGTACTCTCCCAAATCCAAGAACGAATCAAAGGAGAACACAGAAGAATAG
- the LOC115736917 gene encoding probable GTP diphosphokinase RSH3, chloroplastic: MAGPTIALYASPPSGVCSAAHQINAHVSYDLELNSRSSQATSSATSPSSSSSQKIVGGLSCLFSSPSVKQASNSSFSGGGEELGQLWHDRSDEFREFSSSFRYSPSKFMGSWKRDHLSPVSVLQGPVSCGNGSTKSPPTRISREVRGGLRVMYDGFFGNALGSCVDCDSNAFELRDTVDVEELTFNLEENSLELDTEPYVKDLLVGAQSRHKIFCEDFVVKAFYEAKKAHRGQMRASGDPYLQHCVETAVLLALIGANSTVVAAGLLHDTLDDSYMTYGDICRNFGSSVADLVEGVSKLSQLSKLARESNTASKTAEADRLHTMFLAMADARAVLIKLADRLHNMMTLDALPIVKQQRFAKETIEIFAPLTNRLGISSWKEELENLCFKHLNPDRYKELSSQLLESYDEVIIASAIEKLEQALKNKSISYHVLSGRHKSLYSIHCKMLKKNLTMDNIHDVHGLRLIVDKKEDCYRALGIVQQLWSEIPGKFKDYISHPKFNGYQSLHTVVMGDGMRPLEVQIRTKEMHLQAEFGFAAHWRYKEGDCKHSSSVLQMVEWARWVITWHCETMSKDHSSIGYSQSFKPPCKFPFHSDDCPYSYKPHNDHSGPIFVIVIENDKMSVQEYPADSTMIDLLERAGRGSARWIPYGFPLKEELRPRLNRQPVGDPTCKLRMGDVVELTPALPNKSLTEYREEIQRMYNRGPTVSSTGPAASTVVGWGN, encoded by the exons ATGGCCGGCCCGACGATAGCTTTGTACGCCAGTCCACCGAGCGGCGTGTGTTCCGCCGCGCACCAGATCAACGCGCACGTCTCGTATGATCTCGAATTGAACTCCAGGTCGTCGCAGGCCACTTCATCGGCGACATCTCCGTCTTCTTCGTCGTCGCAAAAGATAGTTGGTGGCCTCTCGTGTCTCTTCTCATCGCCCAGCGTCAAGCAAGCTTCCAACTCTAGCTTCTCTGGTGGAGGAGAAGAATTAGGGCAATTATGGCACGATAGAAGCGACGAATTCAGAGAATTTAGTAGCTCTTTCCGTTATTCTCCGAGTAAATTCATGGGTTCATGGAAGAGAGATCATCTAAGTCCGGTTTCGGTTCTTCAGGGTCCGGTCTCATGTGGAAATGGGTCTACAAAGAGTCCTCCCACAAGGATTTCGCGAGAAGTTAGAGGTGGGTTGAGAGTCATGTATGATGGTTTTTTTGGGAATGCATTGGGCTCTTGTGTGGACTGTGATTCTAATGCTTTTGAGTTGAGAGATACTGTTGATGTGGAGGAGTTGACGTTCAATTTGGAGGAGAATTCGTTGGAACTTGATACTGAGCCTTATGTGAAGGACTTATTGGTGGGTGCACAGTCCAGGCACAAGATCTTCTGTGAAGATTTTGTGGTGAAGGCTTTCTACGAGGCCAAGAAGGCACACAGAGGGCAG ATGCGTGCGAGTGGCGATCCATATTTGCAGCACTGCGTGGAGACTGCGGTGTTATTGGCACTGATTGGCGCTAATTCTACGGTGGTTGCTGCAGGGTTATTGCATGACACACTTGATGATTCATATATGACATATGGTGATATATGTAGGAATTTTGGATCTAGCGTTGCTGATCTGGTTGAAGGG GTCTCCAAGCTTAGTCAATTGAGCAAGCTTGCACGAGAGAGTAATACAGCAAGCAAGACTGCTGAGGCTGATCGATTACATACCATGTTCCTTGCTATGGCAGATGCAAGGGCTGTTCTCATCAAATTAGCGGATCGTCTGCATAATATGATGACACTGGATGCGTTGCCTATTGTCAAGCAACAGAGATTTGCTAAGGagacaattgaaatatttgcacCCTTGACCAACCGTTTGGGCATATCTAGCTGGAAGGAAGAGCTAGAAAACCTGTGCTTTAAGCATCTTAACCCTGACCGATACAAGGAACTGTCCTCTCAGCTTTTAGAGTCTTATGATGAGGTGATAATTGCTTCTGCCATCGAGAAGCTTGAGCAAGCTCTCAAGAACAAGTCAATTTCTTATCATGTCCTTTCTGGGAGGCACAAAAGTCTGTATAGCATTCATTGCAAGATGTTGaa AAAAAACCTGACTATGGATAATATCCATGATGTACATGGCTTACGACTTATTGTTGACAAAAAGGAAGACTGTTACAGAGCTTTAGGAATTGTTCAGCAATTATGGTCCGAAATACCTGGAAAGTTTAAGGACTACATAAGTCATCCAAAGTTCAATGG GTATCAATCTCTCCACACGGTTGTGATGGGTGATGGAATGAGACCGCTTGAAGTTCAAATTCGGACAAAAGAAATGCACCTGCAAGCTGAATTTGGATTTGCAGCACACTGGAGATACAAAGAAGGCGATTGCAAGCACTCTTCCTCTGTTCTTCAGATGGTTGAATGGGCACGATGGGTCATCACCTGGCATTGTGAGACGATGAGCAAAGATCATTCATCTATTGGATATTCCCAGTCCTTCAAGCCTCCATGCAAGTTCCCTTTTCATTCTGATGATTGCCCATACTCATACAAACCTCACAATGACCACAGTGGACCTATCTTCGTAATTGTGATTGAGAATGATAAG ATGTCTGTCCAAGAATACCCAGCGGATTCTACAATGATCGACTTGTTAGAAAGAGCAGGGCGAGGAAGTGCCAGATGGATACCCTATGGCTTCCCTCTGAAGGAAGAACTGAGGCCGAGGCTGAACCGCCAGCCCGTCGGTGACCCGACCTGCAAACTGAGGATGGGGGATGTGGTGGAACTAACGCCAGCCTTACCCAACAAGTCTTTGACAGAGTACCGGGAAGAAATCCAGCGCATGTATAACCGTGGCCCAACAGTGTCAAGCACGGGGCCTGCTGCTAGTACCGTGGTCGGGTGGGGAAACTAA